A stretch of the Snodgrassella alvi genome encodes the following:
- the lptG gene encoding LPS export ABC transporter permease LptG: protein MRLLNRYVISQLSICTIYALLALISLYSFFDIMGEISHVGDGRYTADKMLFYVLLLIPTHAYELMPLAVLIGALVCLNQMASHSEFTVIRTSGISLASIIGMMLQFGLMFAIIAALLGEYVVPKTGPYAEQYQLHARQNTISAGDSGIWLKQGQDIVNVAEMLPDGSLKDISIYRHDDQFHLSQTLHAASANVDVHTQAGKQTKWHLHQVDQSILQAHQIVINHLENVDWHMSINHQLLNILLVAPEQMSIVALSTYIKHLKNNHQQIIRYELAWWRKIAYPLACIVMALVALAFTPQQNRRGNMGLKLFYGICLGLFFHFSGRLFGFTSQLYGVPTPVAAFLPTLLFLSLAVYLIRRQEKR from the coding sequence ATGCGTCTGCTCAATCGTTATGTAATTAGCCAACTATCGATTTGTACAATTTATGCACTTTTAGCGCTGATTAGCTTGTACAGCTTCTTCGATATTATGGGGGAAATTAGCCATGTTGGTGACGGACGATATACGGCCGATAAAATGCTGTTTTATGTTTTATTGCTGATTCCCACTCATGCTTACGAACTGATGCCTCTGGCCGTACTAATAGGTGCTTTGGTTTGTCTGAATCAGATGGCTAGCCATAGTGAATTTACCGTCATCCGAACATCTGGAATCAGTCTGGCCAGCATCATTGGTATGATGCTGCAATTTGGTCTAATGTTTGCAATTATCGCAGCATTATTAGGTGAATATGTGGTTCCTAAAACAGGACCATATGCAGAACAATATCAGTTGCACGCTCGTCAAAACACTATTAGTGCTGGAGATAGCGGTATCTGGCTCAAACAGGGCCAAGATATTGTAAATGTAGCAGAAATGTTGCCAGATGGTAGTTTAAAAGATATCAGCATATACCGACACGATGATCAATTTCATTTAAGTCAAACATTACATGCTGCCAGTGCTAATGTAGATGTGCATACTCAGGCGGGTAAACAGACAAAATGGCATTTGCATCAGGTAGACCAATCAATATTGCAAGCACATCAGATTGTCATAAACCATCTGGAAAATGTTGATTGGCATATGTCCATAAATCATCAGCTGCTCAATATATTGCTGGTAGCACCAGAGCAAATGTCTATAGTTGCATTATCTACGTATATCAAGCACCTGAAAAATAATCACCAGCAAATAATTCGTTATGAACTCGCTTGGTGGCGCAAAATTGCTTATCCATTAGCCTGCATTGTTATGGCGCTGGTGGCATTGGCATTTACACCCCAACAAAACCGGCGCGGTAATATGGGCTTGAAACTATTTTACGGCATCTGTTTGGGTTTGTTTTTTCATTTCTCGGGTCGTTTATTTGGTTTTACCAGTCAATTATATGGAGTGCCAACACCGGTAGCAGCTTTTTTGCCGACACTTTTATTTTTAAGTTTGGCAGTCTATCTTATAAGGCGACAAGAAAAGAGATAG
- the lptF gene encoding LPS export ABC transporter permease LptF yields MIYQRQFIKELSWTAVGIFVILLVVLVATQAINLLGRAASGRVAIDAVTALIGFWTIGLTPVLLILTAYISIITVLTRYWRDSEMVIWLSSGLSLRNWIFPIMKFSIPFAVLVALVSMLIQPWAEWRSREFAELLKQKQEMSLLEPGVFREIGKSHPRVYFIETFDPDTGKASNLFVREKEKNGKDSTIFAKRGEFKQDGEKRILTLEDGFRYYGQPGQADYQRASFNKMTLVISVNTMIIDPKQNRHTIPTAALLSSNEAIYKAELMWRLSLPISVIILALLALPLSYFNPRTGHTYNILIAIAIFLIYQNGLTFLRDLVENGRIPLWLGIIPMHLLMFLVFLFLLRWRDMPSAPFRTAFTSLLGGRS; encoded by the coding sequence ATGATTTATCAACGCCAATTTATTAAAGAATTATCATGGACGGCCGTAGGCATATTCGTGATTTTACTTGTTGTACTGGTGGCTACTCAGGCAATCAATTTACTTGGAAGAGCAGCCAGCGGGCGAGTAGCCATTGATGCGGTAACAGCGCTGATTGGGTTTTGGACGATAGGTCTGACGCCGGTATTACTAATTCTGACAGCTTACATCAGCATCATTACAGTATTGACACGCTACTGGCGTGACAGTGAGATGGTAATCTGGCTATCTAGTGGCTTATCATTAAGAAATTGGATTTTTCCAATCATGAAATTCAGCATACCATTTGCTGTGCTGGTTGCGCTGGTATCAATGCTGATACAGCCATGGGCAGAATGGCGCAGCCGAGAATTTGCAGAATTACTGAAACAGAAACAGGAAATGTCTTTGCTCGAACCGGGCGTATTCAGGGAAATAGGCAAAAGCCATCCTCGAGTTTATTTCATTGAAACTTTTGATCCTGATACGGGCAAGGCCAGCAATCTTTTTGTACGTGAAAAAGAAAAAAATGGCAAAGACAGTACCATATTTGCCAAAAGAGGGGAGTTTAAACAGGATGGAGAAAAAAGAATTCTGACACTTGAAGACGGATTCCGCTATTACGGACAACCCGGACAAGCAGATTATCAAAGAGCTTCATTTAACAAAATGACACTTGTAATCAGTGTCAATACAATGATTATTGATCCGAAGCAAAATAGACATACCATACCAACAGCGGCACTATTAAGTAGTAATGAAGCTATTTATAAAGCAGAGCTGATGTGGCGGTTGTCACTACCGATTAGCGTAATTATTCTGGCTCTGCTTGCCTTACCTTTGTCTTATTTTAATCCGCGTACAGGACATACCTACAATATCCTGATTGCAATAGCCATCTTCCTGATTTACCAGAACGGGCTCACTTTTCTACGTGACTTAGTTGAGAATGGACGTATTCCGCTTTGGTTGGGTATCATACCAATGCATCTGTTGATGTTTCTGGTGTTTTTATTTCTATTACGCTGGCGGGATATGCCTTCAGCACCATTTAGAACAGCATTTACATCATTGCTGGGAGGCCGCTCCTGA
- a CDS encoding leucyl aminopeptidase: MEFSIKTELLQPQNNSSLLIIAAANNNRNNTVIDTLLSQLDQQEKDFLATHTLEQNQLQAVAVARIEEEDYASIQKLATSVACWAKEQIRIDVDLSLVPKAIVQKWVQAFTIAVGEAVYRFDTFKKDAKPIKLEQVHYYTTQEVNEYLIKAEAIVYGMNICKDLGNAPGNVCTPSYLASTAARIAENVGASARIMSTAELQEMKMNALLAVAQGCTAGAYLIELQYHGAPEADEKPVVLVGKGITFDSGGISLKPGAAMDEMKFDMCGAASVIGAFAAAAKLKLPLNLVAVIPTCENMPSGNAVKPGDVVKAMNGLSIEVLNTDAEGRLILCDALTYAERFQPKAVIDLATLTGACIIALGHVAQGVLGNNQPLIEQLLEAANNINDKTWQLPLFDEYKEQLKSNFADLQNIGGRPAGTITAAAFLSYFTKSYPWAHLDIAGTAWHSGSNKGATGRPVPLLVEYLLQQV, from the coding sequence ATGGAATTTAGCATAAAAACCGAACTATTGCAGCCGCAAAACAACAGTTCTTTACTGATTATCGCCGCTGCCAACAATAATCGCAATAACACTGTTATCGATACTTTGCTGTCTCAATTAGACCAGCAAGAAAAAGATTTTCTTGCTACACATACACTTGAGCAGAATCAGCTACAAGCTGTAGCGGTTGCACGTATAGAAGAAGAGGATTATGCCAGCATACAAAAACTGGCAACATCTGTAGCATGCTGGGCCAAAGAACAAATTCGGATTGATGTGGATCTGAGCTTAGTTCCAAAAGCCATTGTGCAAAAATGGGTACAGGCATTTACTATAGCTGTAGGTGAGGCAGTTTATCGTTTTGACACTTTCAAAAAAGATGCTAAGCCAATCAAATTGGAGCAAGTACATTATTATACTACTCAAGAAGTAAATGAATACCTTATAAAAGCTGAAGCCATAGTTTACGGAATGAATATCTGTAAAGACCTTGGTAATGCACCCGGTAATGTATGTACTCCATCTTATCTGGCCTCTACAGCGGCTAGGATTGCTGAAAATGTAGGTGCCAGTGCCCGTATCATGTCTACTGCAGAACTTCAGGAAATGAAGATGAATGCGTTACTGGCTGTAGCTCAGGGCTGTACAGCAGGTGCCTACCTGATTGAACTGCAATATCATGGCGCTCCTGAAGCGGATGAGAAACCAGTGGTATTGGTAGGTAAAGGTATAACCTTTGATTCGGGAGGAATTTCGCTTAAACCGGGCGCAGCTATGGATGAAATGAAATTTGATATGTGCGGTGCAGCTTCAGTTATCGGAGCGTTTGCAGCTGCAGCAAAACTTAAGCTGCCCTTAAACCTTGTTGCAGTTATTCCTACTTGTGAAAATATGCCATCGGGTAATGCTGTCAAGCCGGGTGATGTAGTAAAAGCCATGAATGGATTAAGCATCGAGGTGCTAAATACTGATGCAGAAGGCAGGCTGATTTTATGTGATGCGCTGACCTACGCGGAACGTTTCCAGCCTAAAGCTGTTATCGATCTCGCTACTTTGACAGGTGCATGTATTATTGCTCTGGGGCATGTAGCTCAGGGAGTACTAGGCAATAATCAACCACTAATAGAACAGTTGTTAGAAGCAGCCAACAATATTAACGATAAAACTTGGCAGTTACCGTTATTCGATGAATATAAAGAACAGCTGAAATCCAATTTTGCGGATTTGCAAAATATAGGTGGCCGTCCCGCTGGTACGATTACTGCTGCGGCATTTCTTTCTTATTTTACAAAATCCTACCCATGGGCACATTTGGATATCGCTGGTACAGCATGGCATTCCGGCTCTAATAAAGGTGCAACAGGCCGACCCGTGCCACTGCTAGTGGAGTATCTGCTTCAACAAGTCTAA
- a CDS encoding DNA polymerase III subunit chi, giving the protein MATTTFYTHLSDIVSFTCRLTQKVFKSGLSVLIWLEDAGRVNELDHALWSFNATSFLPHEIWPHSQPLPVEGQWVLLSYGNDLPAIKNDWVVINLADVYWSEAPQRPERVLELVANDLDEVAMARQRFRTYKEAGFVIEHHDMRKEK; this is encoded by the coding sequence ATGGCCACTACCACTTTTTACACACACCTCTCTGACATAGTTTCGTTCACCTGCCGGCTGACACAAAAAGTGTTTAAAAGCGGGCTAAGTGTATTAATTTGGCTAGAAGATGCAGGTAGAGTCAACGAACTTGATCATGCTTTGTGGTCATTTAACGCTACTAGTTTCCTGCCACATGAAATCTGGCCTCACTCACAGCCTTTACCCGTAGAAGGACAATGGGTATTACTTTCTTATGGCAATGATTTACCTGCTATTAAAAATGATTGGGTAGTTATTAATCTGGCAGATGTTTATTGGTCTGAAGCACCACAAAGACCAGAGCGTGTATTAGAGCTGGTGGCTAATGATCTGGATGAAGTCGCAATGGCAAGACAAAGATTCCGTACTTATAAGGAAGCAGGATTCGTAATCGAACACCATGATATGCGTAAAGAAAAATAA
- the rfbD gene encoding dTDP-4-dehydrorhamnose reductase, with amino-acid sequence MRILLTGSKGQVGSCLRERFPENWELIASDSQTLNITDAHNVLNMVKTFEPDMIINAAGYTKVDAAETDSDKAFAVNATGTLNLAQAAQSIGARLIHLSTEQVFDGHHHVVLTENMAPNPANIYGHSKLAGELLALNAHVETAVIRTSWVYSEHGHNFVKIMLQKGLEAPTIRVVDDQIGCPTYAGDLAEAIIRLAELKSSPRGIFHFAGSQQMSWAEFAQRIFIEAAKIDDRYSKVKVERIATADYKCAAKRPEFGILDSRTLQNIIQQPVTDTPLSQVVSKLLK; translated from the coding sequence ATGCGTATTCTATTAACGGGTTCAAAAGGTCAGGTAGGAAGTTGCTTGCGGGAAAGATTTCCTGAAAACTGGGAATTGATAGCCAGTGATTCTCAGACACTGAATATTACAGATGCACATAATGTGCTCAATATGGTTAAGACATTTGAACCGGATATGATCATCAATGCTGCCGGTTATACTAAAGTCGATGCCGCTGAAACAGATAGCGATAAAGCATTTGCAGTTAATGCAACCGGAACTCTGAATCTAGCACAGGCTGCACAGTCGATTGGTGCACGTTTGATTCATTTGTCCACTGAGCAGGTATTTGATGGACATCATCATGTGGTGCTCACTGAAAATATGGCTCCTAATCCAGCAAATATTTACGGACACAGTAAATTGGCAGGTGAATTACTTGCTTTAAATGCCCATGTTGAAACTGCAGTCATCCGAACTTCTTGGGTTTACAGTGAACATGGTCACAATTTTGTTAAAATTATGTTGCAAAAAGGTTTGGAAGCACCGACTATCCGGGTCGTTGATGACCAAATTGGTTGTCCAACCTATGCCGGAGATTTAGCTGAAGCCATCATCCGCCTAGCTGAATTAAAGAGTTCGCCACGTGGAATATTCCATTTTGCTGGTAGTCAGCAAATGAGCTGGGCAGAATTTGCTCAGCGCATTTTTATCGAAGCTGCCAAAATAGATGATCGCTATAGTAAAGTAAAGGTAGAACGCATAGCTACCGCAGATTATAAGTGTGCAGCTAAGCGTCCTGAGTTTGGTATTCTAGATAGCCGTACCTTGCAAAATATCATACAGCAACCAGTAACCGATACGCCTTTATCGCAAGTCGTTAGCAAACTTTTGAAATAA
- the ribD gene encoding bifunctional diaminohydroxyphosphoribosylaminopyrimidine deaminase/5-amino-6-(5-phosphoribosylamino)uracil reductase RibD gives MMSFSELDKKFMQTALELAWQGRFSTSPNPRVGCVIARGEQIVGEGFHVQTGLAHAEVNALKQAGSLAHDATAYVTLEPCSHTGRTGPCAQALIEAGIKRVVVAMLDPNPQVSGKGIKMLEQAGVNVESGLFTLQARELNPGFLSRQERNKPYIRLKIAASLDSKTALSNGQSQWITSDAARNDVQTLRAESCAVLTGINTVIADNPLLNVRRFKALRQPVRIILDSQLRITPAFHVIQDTNSPTLIVTTIRDKAKQALFAPYSHVSVLTLPPNQHGQIELSELWPILLQRNIGLILAETGATLNSALLASQAVDEIIYYQAPKILGSSARNAIELPENQEALNESEWQSVDLRLLGNDCRWTIRHEQSASWLKGSLL, from the coding sequence ATGATGAGCTTTTCCGAGCTGGATAAAAAATTTATGCAAACCGCCCTTGAGCTGGCCTGGCAAGGGCGGTTTTCTACTTCTCCCAATCCCCGTGTTGGATGTGTCATTGCTCGTGGCGAGCAGATAGTAGGTGAGGGTTTCCATGTGCAAACTGGTTTAGCTCATGCTGAGGTTAATGCTTTGAAACAGGCTGGATCATTGGCTCACGATGCTACTGCATATGTCACACTAGAGCCTTGCAGTCATACAGGTAGGACGGGGCCGTGTGCGCAGGCGTTGATTGAAGCAGGTATTAAGCGCGTTGTTGTGGCCATGCTAGACCCTAATCCACAGGTCAGTGGCAAGGGTATAAAGATGCTGGAACAAGCAGGTGTGAATGTTGAAAGCGGATTGTTTACATTACAGGCGCGTGAACTTAATCCAGGTTTTCTTTCTAGACAAGAAAGAAACAAGCCTTATATCAGACTTAAAATTGCAGCGAGTCTTGATAGTAAAACTGCGTTGAGTAATGGGCAAAGCCAGTGGATTACAAGTGATGCTGCCCGTAATGATGTTCAGACATTGCGGGCTGAGAGCTGTGCAGTCTTAACTGGTATCAATACCGTTATTGCAGATAATCCGCTGCTGAATGTGCGGAGGTTTAAAGCCTTGCGCCAGCCAGTGCGTATTATTTTGGATAGTCAGCTGCGTATTACTCCCGCTTTCCATGTGATTCAGGATACAAATAGCCCAACATTAATTGTGACTACTATCCGAGACAAGGCTAAACAGGCCCTTTTTGCACCGTATTCCCATGTTTCCGTTCTAACCTTGCCTCCAAACCAGCACGGACAAATAGAACTTTCCGAACTTTGGCCGATACTGCTTCAACGTAATATCGGTTTGATTCTCGCGGAAACGGGCGCGACCTTGAATTCTGCTTTACTGGCAAGCCAAGCAGTAGACGAAATTATTTATTATCAGGCGCCGAAGATTCTAGGTTCATCCGCAAGAAACGCAATCGAACTTCCTGAAAATCAAGAGGCATTGAATGAATCTGAATGGCAATCAGTCGATCTTAGACTGCTGGGTAATGATTGTCGCTGGACAATACGCCATGAGCAGAGTGCTTCTTGGTTAAAAGGTAGTTTGTTATAG
- a CDS encoding cytochrome C codes for MLKSRLWLLVAIALLSLSACKQKDTSVTIDASDTQAASSASEASETNATSTQTLSSNDGKVSIVLDGDFTDVLDSASDWVDQSQVKNLTLLQHDDGSNITLAVNNLGVMKIKPDEYFKNLADSLKNNAAISKVKLGIATENRMNYRFSHQQNGTLLNESCVALVANGNLYTVCASSDSASDDALATTLKTINLQNS; via the coding sequence ATGTTGAAATCTCGTTTATGGTTGCTGGTTGCAATTGCTTTGCTGAGTTTATCTGCTTGTAAACAGAAAGATACCTCTGTAACGATTGATGCCAGCGACACTCAGGCAGCAAGTAGTGCCAGTGAAGCTTCTGAGACTAATGCAACCTCTACTCAAACATTAAGCAGTAACGATGGCAAAGTTAGCATTGTGTTGGATGGTGATTTTACTGATGTTTTGGATAGTGCCTCAGACTGGGTTGATCAGAGTCAGGTAAAGAATCTGACATTATTGCAGCACGATGATGGCAGCAATATTACACTGGCGGTAAATAATCTGGGCGTAATGAAAATTAAACCAGACGAATATTTTAAAAATTTAGCGGACAGCTTGAAAAACAACGCAGCCATAAGCAAAGTTAAGCTGGGAATTGCTACTGAAAACCGCATGAATTACCGCTTCAGCCATCAGCAAAACGGTACTTTATTAAATGAAAGCTGTGTTGCACTAGTGGCAAATGGAAATCTGTACACAGTTTGTGCCAGCAGCGATAGTGCCTCTGATGATGCTCTTGCCACTACTTTGAAAACAATTAATTTACAGAATAGTTAA
- the nrdR gene encoding transcriptional regulator NrdR, translated as MKCPFCQHHNTQVIDTRLSEGNNSIRRRRRCLACDSRFSTLEVVEMRMPLIIKRTGEKVLFDPAKLYTSISRALHKRPMDRESIENAVAEIETNLYHMGIKEVPSHMIGDMVLGLLAKLDEVAYVRFASVYKSFHDVSEFTQLIASLKKKN; from the coding sequence ATGAAATGTCCCTTTTGTCAACATCATAATACACAGGTAATAGATACCCGTCTGAGTGAAGGTAATAATAGTATTCGTCGCCGTCGCCGCTGTCTTGCCTGTGATAGCCGCTTTAGTACACTGGAAGTGGTGGAAATGCGCATGCCTTTGATTATCAAGCGGACAGGTGAAAAAGTGCTGTTTGATCCTGCTAAACTTTATACCAGTATAAGTAGGGCATTACATAAACGGCCAATGGATAGAGAAAGTATTGAGAATGCAGTAGCAGAGATTGAAACCAATCTTTACCATATGGGTATTAAAGAAGTGCCCAGCCATATGATTGGAGATATGGTACTGGGCTTACTGGCAAAACTGGATGAAGTAGCGTATGTCCGTTTTGCATCGGTATATAAAAGTTTTCATGATGTTTCAGAATTCACACAGCTCATCGCTAGTTTAAAAAAGAAAAATTAG
- a CDS encoding GNAT family N-acetyltransferase yields the protein MSIITYLRPARAEDCEDIYNAHRYAVQYTCARKYDETVLKAWLSLLNIESYLHTLADTNKALWVVDYKGHIQGFFQMDLVEAQLDALYIHPFVHNQGLGTALLQRAENVAIRAGLGMLKLYASLNSVKFYEINGYVSLGECALPLNKEVTVNCLLMRKYLTE from the coding sequence ATGAGTATTATTACTTATTTGCGTCCGGCACGGGCGGAGGATTGTGAAGACATCTACAATGCGCATCGCTATGCAGTGCAATATACTTGCGCACGCAAGTATGATGAAACCGTGTTGAAAGCTTGGTTATCATTATTAAATATTGAAAGTTATTTACATACCCTAGCTGATACCAATAAAGCTTTATGGGTAGTTGATTATAAAGGCCATATACAGGGTTTTTTTCAAATGGATCTTGTTGAGGCACAATTGGATGCATTGTATATCCATCCGTTTGTACATAATCAGGGGTTAGGAACGGCTTTGTTGCAGCGTGCTGAAAATGTTGCCATTCGTGCAGGTTTAGGGATGCTGAAGCTGTATGCATCGCTTAATTCTGTAAAGTTTTATGAAATCAATGGCTATGTTTCTTTGGGAGAATGTGCTTTGCCGCTTAATAAAGAGGTTACGGTGAATTGCCTGCTGATGCGTAAATATTTAACTGAGTAG
- the pgsA gene encoding CDP-diacylglycerol--glycerol-3-phosphate 3-phosphatidyltransferase has product MPWNFPILLTWLRILIIPVFTLLFYLPTDWISDRQIINWLAAGFFAAAAITDWFDGYLARRWGQTSNFGAFLDPVADKLMVAVALILLVATGRTYAIFAMIIIGREITISALREWMAQLGKRNSVAVAKLGKFKTAAQMGAIFILLMTSPPLAEPNLLWKIGNILMLVACILTIWSMLYYLKMATKEFKS; this is encoded by the coding sequence ATGCCATGGAATTTTCCGATATTGCTCACTTGGTTGCGTATCCTTATCATTCCTGTATTCACCCTCTTATTTTATTTGCCTACAGACTGGATCAGCGACCGTCAGATTATCAACTGGCTAGCGGCAGGCTTTTTTGCAGCCGCGGCCATTACTGACTGGTTTGATGGATATCTGGCACGCCGATGGGGGCAAACATCTAATTTTGGTGCTTTCCTTGACCCAGTTGCCGATAAACTAATGGTAGCTGTAGCCTTGATATTGCTAGTAGCAACCGGCCGCACATACGCTATATTTGCCATGATAATTATCGGGCGGGAAATCACCATTTCTGCTTTGCGTGAATGGATGGCCCAACTGGGTAAACGCAATAGTGTGGCAGTAGCCAAACTAGGCAAATTCAAAACCGCTGCTCAAATGGGTGCCATATTTATACTATTGATGACATCTCCCCCATTAGCAGAACCCAATCTGCTATGGAAAATTGGAAATATTCTGATGCTTGTGGCCTGCATTCTGACCATCTGGTCCATGCTGTATTATTTAAAAATGGCTACTAAAGAATTTAAATCTTAA
- a CDS encoding FAD-dependent monooxygenase has translation MQHKQQTDFDIIVLGGGLIGATLALILQQQGKSVLLVEKAPPTTNLTSLTQSWDARIYAVSPANQQLLNKLGVWPVERVQPVSRMEVYGDTNGHISFDAASVKVPYLNYMLENRYLLARIWHALVETDVTIVQSKPQMISTDVWSAQLTLENGSSYRSQLLIGADGAQSWLRQQAGITVNVSPYQQQGLVANFNTEKYHHGCAYQWFSHGDILAYLPLPGHQISIVWSTASAGKLSHLNGEDFACKVAEAGNYQLGELSPITPVFAFDLIKRQPQTIISQRIALIGDAAHTVHPLAGQGVNLGFADVEYLSQLLAHAEDLGSWSLLRQYQRSRLLAVRTMQQGCDGLFRLFANNYLPGISWLRNQGMNMVNNLDSLKNQLIRQAMGL, from the coding sequence ATGCAGCATAAGCAGCAAACAGATTTTGACATCATTGTTCTTGGTGGTGGGCTAATTGGAGCGACATTGGCACTTATATTGCAGCAGCAGGGCAAAAGTGTATTACTAGTAGAAAAAGCACCACCAACAACCAACCTGACCAGTCTGACTCAATCATGGGATGCGCGTATCTATGCAGTTAGCCCAGCCAACCAACAGCTTTTAAATAAATTAGGTGTATGGCCAGTCGAGAGAGTACAGCCAGTAAGCCGTATGGAAGTATATGGCGACACCAATGGGCATATCAGTTTTGATGCAGCCAGCGTAAAAGTACCTTATCTGAATTACATGCTTGAAAACCGCTATTTGCTAGCCAGAATATGGCATGCTTTGGTAGAGACTGATGTAACCATTGTGCAAAGTAAGCCCCAAATGATAAGCACTGATGTCTGGTCAGCACAGCTTACATTAGAAAATGGCTCTTCTTATCGCAGTCAGTTACTCATAGGTGCTGATGGTGCTCAATCGTGGCTACGGCAGCAGGCAGGTATTACAGTAAACGTTTCACCGTACCAGCAGCAAGGTTTGGTAGCTAATTTCAACACAGAAAAATATCATCACGGCTGCGCTTACCAGTGGTTTAGTCATGGCGATATTCTTGCTTATCTGCCTTTACCAGGGCATCAAATTTCCATTGTTTGGTCTACAGCTTCCGCAGGCAAGCTTTCACACCTGAATGGTGAAGATTTTGCTTGTAAAGTAGCTGAAGCAGGCAATTATCAGTTGGGTGAACTAAGCCCGATCACTCCGGTATTTGCTTTCGACCTTATTAAGCGCCAGCCGCAGACTATCATCAGTCAGCGTATAGCTTTGATTGGTGATGCAGCACATACCGTTCATCCTTTGGCTGGACAAGGTGTTAATCTGGGTTTCGCAGATGTAGAATATCTCAGTCAGTTGCTAGCACATGCCGAGGATTTAGGTAGCTGGTCTTTGCTCAGACAATATCAGCGTTCTCGGTTACTAGCAGTGCGCACAATGCAGCAGGGTTGTGATGGATTGTTCAGACTGTTTGCCAATAATTACCTACCCGGAATAAGCTGGTTGCGCAATCAGGGAATGAATATGGTGAATAATTTAGATTCGCTTAAAAATCAGCTAATTCGTCAAGCTATGGGGCTGTAA
- a CDS encoding FAD-dependent monooxygenase: MQPLSHYPIVIIGAGPVGMLAALMLQQQGKSVLLLEARAAGSRLTDQRTLALSYHSIQIFRHAGVELPDDVFTFIQKVHVSRQHHFGRVLLSAQDINQPYLGATIDYVKLVQACEQALTKLRVPVQWQTKVEKIHTTPHWASIQCQSQFQTRIFTAQWLILAEGGNLAADLPDIQIRSHDYQQQALVSTLKFEFPNQSVAYERFTLNGPLALLPYTNDFRLVWTCTPQEAKQRQQMDLDTMNQQLQTVLGNRLGRLCQIGNVATFPLQLRQLSRVYSQRVICIGNAAQTMHPVAAQGLNLGVRDAETLSAVFGSFDIAKLDNDILPRNYAQARAYDANAVVGFTHALVQLFDHAHSGLAYGQSLGMSILGAIPAFRQSFTKQLVYGLNSSFTDFAE, encoded by the coding sequence ATGCAACCATTGTCACATTATCCGATTGTGATTATCGGTGCTGGTCCGGTGGGTATGCTTGCAGCCCTGATGTTGCAGCAACAGGGAAAATCTGTATTATTGCTAGAGGCTCGTGCCGCCGGCAGCAGATTGACCGATCAGCGTACACTGGCTTTGTCGTATCACAGTATTCAAATATTTCGTCATGCTGGAGTGGAACTCCCGGACGATGTTTTTACTTTCATTCAGAAGGTGCACGTTTCGCGGCAGCATCATTTTGGTCGAGTACTGTTGTCAGCTCAGGATATAAATCAGCCTTATCTCGGTGCCACCATTGATTATGTGAAATTGGTTCAGGCCTGTGAACAAGCACTGACTAAACTTCGGGTTCCAGTACAATGGCAGACTAAGGTAGAAAAAATACATACAACGCCACATTGGGCTTCTATCCAGTGCCAGAGTCAGTTTCAGACACGCATATTTACTGCGCAATGGCTAATTCTCGCTGAGGGCGGTAATTTGGCCGCAGACTTACCTGATATTCAGATACGCAGCCACGATTATCAGCAACAGGCCTTGGTCAGTACTCTTAAATTTGAATTCCCCAATCAATCCGTTGCTTATGAACGTTTCACCCTTAACGGTCCATTGGCATTATTGCCGTATACAAATGATTTTCGTCTGGTATGGACATGTACGCCGCAGGAAGCAAAACAACGCCAGCAGATGGATTTGGATACAATGAATCAGCAGTTACAAACGGTGCTGGGAAACCGTCTTGGCCGGCTTTGTCAGATAGGTAATGTGGCAACTTTTCCCCTACAATTGCGGCAGCTTAGCCGTGTTTACAGCCAGCGGGTAATCTGTATCGGTAATGCAGCTCAGACCATGCATCCGGTGGCTGCTCAGGGACTGAATTTGGGTGTACGTGATGCAGAAACACTAAGTGCAGTATTTGGCTCATTTGATATTGCAAAACTGGATAATGATATTTTGCCACGAAACTATGCACAAGCACGTGCTTATGATGCGAATGCGGTTGTAGGATTCACACATGCTTTGGTTCAACTGTTTGATCATGCCCATAGTGGTCTGGCTTACGGCCAGAGTTTAGGGATGAGCATTCTGGGTGCTATACCAGCTTTCAGACAGTCATTTACCAAACAATTGGTTTATGGTCTGAATTCATCCTTCACAGATTTTGCTGAATAA